In Lycium ferocissimum isolate CSIRO_LF1 chromosome 3, AGI_CSIRO_Lferr_CH_V1, whole genome shotgun sequence, the genomic window AAGGTCTCTTTATATGCTTTAGAGAATCCTCACCTCTTGTCCTAGCTTTTGGAGTTGAGTTAGATCAAAGTCCAATTCTTTTatcttggtatcagagcaaagCCCAATTCAATTCGTGTTTACTGATGTTGGGCCCCATATTATATTCTCCACACTCCAGTTGGCAGGCCTAAGTCCAATTCTTTTatcttggtatcagagcaaagCCTAATTCAATTCGTGTTTACTGATGTTGGGCCCCATATTATATTCTCCACACTCCAGTTGGCAGGCCTTAGCATGCGAGGGGGTTTTGAGTTTCCCACATTGGCTATTAAGGGATGGGAATGTCTATTTATATAGTTTTGGACAATACTCATCTCTTGAGCTAACTTTTGGATTGAGTTAGGTCAAATGtccatttttttattattttttcatatggGAAAATGATCTAATTTGTGCATTTTATACTTTCCACCTTTTAGAGAAAGAGCTGAGAGGCCAGAGGAGTGGGTGCCTGCTGAGGTGGCTAAATATAGGCCTCTTGACAAGGTTCATGTAACAGGtcatttttatcaaaatttagCAGATGAAGATGTCACTGAATCGTCCACGCTGCATAGTGACAATATCATTCCTGAAGAATCTGATATTCTCTCAATTTGGAAGCATCAATTTGTTGATGCTCTCATGGTACTGTTTTCTTATACTGTGTTAAATATGTTTTTTTCCATCTAACTAAGCCTTGGTGGGTAGAGTTACCCGGTACCTGTCTTTGTTGGGAGATAGCAGGTACCCAGTGGAACAGTTAAGGTTTAAGCAAGCTAGTCTTAACACCACTGTTAtcaggaaaaggaaaaagaacaaaaatgttAAACCTCTTTGAGAGTCTGTAAATGTAATTATGTTGCTTACTGCATTATGATCAAAAGCTTAATTAAATCTCAACGTATTGGAGCATGTGGCCTCCAAAACTGAGGCCAAACATATAGCTCCATATATATTACATAAAGAAGATGCAAAACTTAAGAATTTATTAAGGCAAAATATGTGTTCCCTACCCTAGATGAGGCTTCTTTTTCTGACTTAAATTGAGACTGTTTACTTTTAAGGTTTACAGTAACATTTGTTTCCTGTTCCACAGCCTCTACTTGGAGGATTAATGGTGTTGTTTGTAAATCTTTTCAGTTGGAAAGTGCGGAATCCAGAAAATTGAATAATATATACCTATGCCTTGCAAGAACTTCTTGGCGGTCACTTCTTCTTCCGTGGAAGCTTCTTTTCGCATTTGTGCCACCATATCAGATTGCCCATGGGTGGATTGCTTTCATTTGCTCTTTGATATTCATCAGCGGAATAGCTTATGTCGTGACGAAACTCACAGATTTGATAAGCTGTGTTACAGGTTTTTCACCCTTCCTTTAGATTAAGTGTTTTTTCAATGGTCataatcactactaaaaaaacaaaaattagcGATGGacaaattttgtagctaaacaGAAAAATCCGTCACTAAACTTGTTACCTAGAAGCAATTTAGCGACGAAGTTCGTAGCTAATTCAAGTTATTTTCTAGTTAATGTTCTGCCTATATGCTTCGCTCGACCTAACAATATACATTATACACAATGTACCTGCAGGAATAAATCCATATGTGATTGCATTCACGGCTTTGGCAAGCGGAACCTCATGGCCTGATCTCGTGGCCAGCAAAATTGCTGCAGAACGACAGCTTACAGCCGACTCTGCCATTGCTAACATTACCTGCAGGTTTCTTCATCAGCTATTTATCCTCTTAACCTGTTACATACTTAAATTAATAGAAGGCATGCCAAGTCCACATAGACTTGGCAATTTGCTTTCAttgtttttctaattttcaCTTTCCCTTTTTCAAATCTCACTAACTATTTAGGTGGTATATAAGTTCATCAAGGTTAGTTTTTTCCCCAGTTAGCGAGGTGAAAGACTAAGAGGTCGTTTGGTTGGAGGGATTAGGAAAATAACTCCTGTGTAAAATtccgcataaaataatacaatgtTTGGTCAGAGGGATCAGGAAAAGAAATAATCTCACCATAGCTAAGTGCAACATTTTGTTGGCCATATAAGAATATATAATCCGTGCATAATAACTTTATGCGGTGTTTGGTTGGCGGTATTAAACAATGCCTCCATTAAGTTATGTGACattatatgtattattttatgcgggATAAAGTGTGAAATAAGAATACGTGTATTAGCAGTACGGAGATAAAAGTACTTGAGGATAGAAATGTCTTCGGAGTAAGTAATTCCTACATAAATTTCATGTATTGCTCCATTATTCACTGCGTAACAATATTTACATTTATTCACCGTATAACAATTCATTCATTATTTTTTCCACCGCATAAATAATCCCTGCATTATACTCCCCATAACGAACACGTGAACCAATCGACCCCGTAATGTAGTAGTTATAGCCAAAACCTAGTTATTCATATAAGGTGCACTAGCAATTAACTTAATTTAATGTCTCATAATCTCTGTGACCAAAACCAGAATGGTAGGGAATGTGAATTTGGCATTGTCATTCCTTATAACAAGATATCCTGGTGTTTGACTTACATTTTTACGTTCTTTGTCCTTGTAGCAATTCGGTGAACATCTATATAGGCATTGGCGTACCCTGGTTCATTGATACACTGTACAACTACATTGCATACAAGGAGCCACTGCGAATAAACAATGCAGATGGACTAAGTTTCTCTTTGCTTGTTTTCTTCTCCACTTCTGTGGCCTGCATCGGCGTTTTGGTGTTAAGGCGACTTACTATCGGTGCTGAGCTTGGTGGGCCTAGACTTTGGGCCTGGGTGACTTGCATATACTTCATGTTGTTGTGGCTTATATTTGTTGTGCTATCTTCTCTCAGAGTTTCTGGGATCATATAACTATCTCAGTCCAAATCAGTTTTGGTTTTAGTTCGTGGTCCCTCATACATATAGTTATGTACCCAT contains:
- the LOC132050682 gene encoding magnesium/proton exchanger isoform X1, with product MTSVGNYTTDGTNGHSNIFQHKKCDAYLLIHLETFLGEGFRTFLYFLGLAYCFIGLSAITARFFRSMENVVMHSRTVETTDPLTNTKIVKNEKVWNYTIADITLLAFGTSFPQISLATIDAIRNIGDKYAGGLGPGTLVGSAAFDLFPIHAVCVMVPKAGELKKISDIGVWLVELFWSFWAYIWLYIILEVWTPKVITLWESILTVLQFGLLLIHAYAQDKRWPYFSLPLERAERPEEWVPAEVAKYRPLDKVHVTGHFYQNLADEDVTESSTLHSDNIIPEESDILSIWKHQFVDALMLESAESRKLNNIYLCLARTSWRSLLLPWKLLFAFVPPYQIAHGWIAFICSLIFISGIAYVVTKLTDLISCVTGINPYVIAFTALASGTSWPDLVASKIAAERQLTADSAIANITCSNSVNIYIGIGVPWFIDTLYNYIAYKEPLRINNADGLSFSLLVFFSTSVACIGVLVLRRLTIGAELGGPRLWAWVTCIYFMLLWLIFVVLSSLRVSGII
- the LOC132050682 gene encoding magnesium/proton exchanger isoform X2, whose amino-acid sequence is MTSVGNYTTDGTNGHSNIFQHKKSITARFFRSMENVVMHSRTVETTDPLTNTKIVKNEKVWNYTIADITLLAFGTSFPQISLATIDAIRNIGDKYAGGLGPGTLVGSAAFDLFPIHAVCVMVPKAGELKKISDIGVWLVELFWSFWAYIWLYIILEVWTPKVITLWESILTVLQFGLLLIHAYAQDKRWPYFSLPLERAERPEEWVPAEVAKYRPLDKVHVTGHFYQNLADEDVTESSTLHSDNIIPEESDILSIWKHQFVDALMLESAESRKLNNIYLCLARTSWRSLLLPWKLLFAFVPPYQIAHGWIAFICSLIFISGIAYVVTKLTDLISCVTGINPYVIAFTALASGTSWPDLVASKIAAERQLTADSAIANITCSNSVNIYIGIGVPWFIDTLYNYIAYKEPLRINNADGLSFSLLVFFSTSVACIGVLVLRRLTIGAELGGPRLWAWVTCIYFMLLWLIFVVLSSLRVSGII
- the LOC132050682 gene encoding magnesium/proton exchanger isoform X3, whose amino-acid sequence is MENVVMHSRTVETTDPLTNTKIVKNEKVWNYTIADITLLAFGTSFPQISLATIDAIRNIGDKYAGGLGPGTLVGSAAFDLFPIHAVCVMVPKAGELKKISDIGVWLVELFWSFWAYIWLYIILEVWTPKVITLWESILTVLQFGLLLIHAYAQDKRWPYFSLPLERAERPEEWVPAEVAKYRPLDKVHVTGHFYQNLADEDVTESSTLHSDNIIPEESDILSIWKHQFVDALMLESAESRKLNNIYLCLARTSWRSLLLPWKLLFAFVPPYQIAHGWIAFICSLIFISGIAYVVTKLTDLISCVTGINPYVIAFTALASGTSWPDLVASKIAAERQLTADSAIANITCSNSVNIYIGIGVPWFIDTLYNYIAYKEPLRINNADGLSFSLLVFFSTSVACIGVLVLRRLTIGAELGGPRLWAWVTCIYFMLLWLIFVVLSSLRVSGII